One Manduca sexta isolate Smith_Timp_Sample1 chromosome 26, JHU_Msex_v1.0, whole genome shotgun sequence genomic region harbors:
- the LOC115449859 gene encoding zinc finger protein 569, giving the protein MNVLWTKQELHKILSKETVTVHAHASGDGCSAPSRCCRLCGGVNSLRSIGDTYVWEGVESRYDQQLYDCFGVTVSSPDCLICGCCVQQLKSTEQFRALVHAAFDKPASESTLKSEHFNELPKKFLTEHTYVVTEKELPKAMSRPQIISHFPNKKKNFKLKSALKKTCSLRRVNVACTICRQRYPAMVPKLRCENFICSRCKKKSMKTEVCRKCTLVVPENMMEKHLELHLKSDKRANSRLLSQRKTQQVRAESKPKTTLLPKYKCSECSKQFEMAVNLINHTKLNHGHNLKCVCAVCGKEFKNKYKLNVHLKEHTGPIFQCRNCMTAFMNNRALQTHSYRCKAGMLWI; this is encoded by the exons ATGAACGTTTTATGGACTAAACAGGAGCTGCATAAAATATTGAGTAAA GAAACAGTGACGGTGCATGCGCATGCTTCTGGCGATGGGTGCTCAGCCCCGAGCCGCTGCTGTCGGCTCTGCGGCGGCGTCAACAGCCTGCGCAGCATTGGAGACACTTATGTGTGGGAGGGAGTTGAATCCAGATATGACCAACAACTGTACGACTGTTTTGGAGTCACG GTATCGTCCCCAGACTGTCTAATCTGCGGCTGCTGCGTGCAGCAGTTGAAGAGTACGGAACAGTTTCGGGCACTGGTTCACGCAGCGTTTGATAAACCGGCTAGTGAAA GTACATTAAAATCGGAGCACTTCAATGAGTTACCCAAAAAATTTTTAACGGAACACACCTATGTCGTGACTGAAAAAGAATTACCAAAAGCCATGTCTCGTCCTCAGATAATCTCGCATtttccaaacaaaaaaaagaacttTAAACTTAAAAGTGCCTTAAAAAAGACGTGCAGTTTAAGAAGGGTCAATGTGGCCTGTACAATATGCCGTCAAAGGTACCCTGCCATGGTTCCTAAACTTAGATGTGAGAATTTCATTTGTTCTCGATGCAAGAAGAAGTCGATGAAAACTGAAGTCTGTAGGAAGTGTACCTTAGTTGTGCCAGAAAATATGATGGAGAAGCACTTGGAGTTGCATCTGAAATCTGATAAACGCGCTAATAGCAG gTTACTCAGCCAGAGAAAAACGCAGCAAGTACGCGCTGAGAGTAAACCAAAAACCACATTGTTACCAAAATATAAATGCAGCGAATGTTCAAAACAATTCGAAATGGCTGTAAACCTAATAAACCACACGAAACTGAATCACGGACATAATTTGAAATGCGTTTGCGCCGTGTGCGGAAAggaattcaaaaataaatataaactgaaCGTGCATTTAAAGGAACACACGGGCCCGATATTCCAATGTCGAAATTGTATGACAGCCTTCATGAATAATCGCGCTTTGCAAACGCACAGTTATAGGTGCaaagcagggatgttatggatatga